The Longimicrobium sp. genome includes a region encoding these proteins:
- the dacB gene encoding D-alanyl-D-alanine carboxypeptidase/D-alanyl-D-alanine-endopeptidase, which produces MCVSLRRAAALPLLAAGLLATAAPAARAQAAPNLALSLAPGTTTRSAEALGARIDSILARPSLRRADWGVEVRDASTGEILYARDADRLFIPASNLKLIVSATAAHHLDPGYRYRTTLYATGPVQGGTLQGDLVLYGRGDPLISDRYGRRRTAVWEELADSLLAKGVRRVSGAVVADETWFDAVRVRGDWEAYDLRWWYAAPTGAIGFNDNSIEFRISPGAAGEPARVSWEPRSEYVEVENRATTAAAGRARTVDLERVPGTRRIRVYGQIPAGQASDVEYFAVDDPARFAATVFREVLESKGIAVDRDEVRVVSDPARSPQPDAVPLAEHLSDPLPKVIGPILLNSQNWFAEQLVKTLGREVRGEGSWEAGLAVERDFLTQVVGIDTSDFVLRDGSGLSAGNLVTPRALVRLLRYVAATPRQAVVRQSLPVSGREGSLRARFPDLPGRVAAKTGYIGNVDSLSGFVRMANGREAVFSIIANKGGQPSARMKAGIDDVVRAVAGYRGR; this is translated from the coding sequence ATGTGCGTTTCGCTCCGCCGCGCCGCGGCGCTCCCGCTGCTGGCCGCCGGCCTCCTCGCAACCGCCGCGCCCGCCGCGCGGGCCCAGGCGGCCCCCAATCTAGCACTCTCGCTGGCCCCGGGCACGACCACCCGCTCGGCGGAGGCGCTCGGCGCACGGATCGACTCCATCCTTGCGCGCCCCTCGCTCCGGCGCGCCGACTGGGGGGTGGAGGTGCGCGACGCGTCCACGGGGGAGATCCTCTATGCCCGCGACGCCGACCGGCTCTTCATCCCCGCCTCGAACCTCAAGCTGATCGTTTCGGCCACGGCGGCCCACCACCTGGACCCCGGCTACCGCTACCGGACGACCCTGTACGCGACGGGGCCGGTGCAGGGCGGCACGCTGCAGGGCGACCTGGTGCTCTACGGGCGCGGCGACCCGCTGATCTCCGACCGCTACGGCCGGCGCCGCACGGCGGTGTGGGAGGAGCTGGCCGACTCGCTGCTGGCGAAGGGGGTCCGCCGCGTCTCGGGCGCCGTGGTGGCCGACGAGACGTGGTTCGACGCGGTGCGCGTGCGCGGCGACTGGGAGGCGTACGACCTGCGCTGGTGGTACGCGGCGCCCACGGGGGCCATCGGCTTCAACGACAACTCCATCGAGTTCCGCATCTCGCCGGGCGCGGCGGGGGAGCCGGCGCGGGTCTCCTGGGAGCCGCGCTCGGAGTACGTGGAGGTGGAGAACCGGGCGACCACGGCGGCCGCGGGGCGGGCGCGCACGGTGGACCTGGAGCGGGTGCCCGGCACGCGCCGCATCCGCGTCTACGGCCAGATCCCGGCGGGCCAGGCGAGCGACGTGGAGTACTTCGCGGTGGACGACCCGGCGCGCTTCGCGGCCACGGTCTTCCGCGAGGTGCTGGAGTCGAAGGGGATCGCGGTCGACCGCGACGAGGTGCGCGTGGTGTCGGACCCGGCGCGCTCGCCGCAGCCCGACGCGGTGCCGCTGGCCGAGCACCTCTCGGACCCGCTGCCGAAGGTGATCGGGCCGATCCTGCTCAACAGCCAGAACTGGTTCGCGGAGCAGCTGGTGAAGACGCTGGGGCGCGAGGTGCGCGGCGAGGGGAGCTGGGAGGCGGGACTGGCGGTGGAGCGCGACTTCCTCACCCAGGTGGTGGGAATCGACACGAGCGACTTCGTGCTGCGCGACGGCTCGGGGCTCTCGGCGGGGAACCTGGTGACGCCGCGGGCGCTGGTGCGGCTGCTGCGCTACGTGGCCGCCACGCCGCGCCAGGCGGTGGTGCGCCAGTCGCTCCCGGTGTCGGGGCGCGAGGGCTCTCTCCGGGCGCGCTTCCCCGACCTGCCGGGGCGGGTGGCGGCCAAGACGGGCTACATCGGGAACGTGGACTCGCTCTCCGGCTTCGTGCGCATGGCCAACGGGCGCGAGGCGGTGTTCTCGATCATCGCCAACAAGGGCGGGCAGCCCTCGGCGCGGATGAAGGCGGGGATCGACGACGTGGTGCGGGCGGTGGCGGGGTACCGGGGGCGGTGA
- a CDS encoding response regulator, whose protein sequence is MSHIVLAEDDDPLRRMIADVLASAGHVVRAVSNGTDALAEVRREAPDLVVLDYRMGHPDGFQVCREVKRDPALAHVPVLILTAQGGIEDRLGGFDAGADDYLAKPFDPRELLARVSALLRLAARGRDRNPTTGLPGGEAIYAELERRRDVGEPFAVVYFDLDFFKPFSDRFGFAVADQAIREAGAAVVEAAKAGGDDTFVGHVGGDDFVLCCAPEDARRLAETAQRRFADGLRAHLPEDAVGAGTYRALDRYGAEREFPVTQISAAVVRIDPARWPDFQHLGEAVAEAKRRAKAGEGSGIVEADVVG, encoded by the coding sequence ATGAGCCACATCGTGCTGGCGGAGGACGACGACCCCCTCCGCCGAATGATTGCGGACGTGCTGGCCTCGGCCGGGCACGTGGTGCGCGCGGTCTCCAACGGCACCGACGCGCTGGCCGAGGTGCGCCGCGAAGCGCCGGACCTGGTGGTGCTCGACTACCGCATGGGGCACCCCGACGGCTTCCAGGTGTGCCGCGAGGTCAAGCGCGACCCCGCCCTGGCGCACGTCCCCGTGCTCATCCTCACCGCGCAGGGCGGCATCGAGGACCGCCTGGGCGGCTTCGACGCGGGCGCCGACGACTACCTGGCCAAGCCGTTCGACCCGCGCGAGCTGCTGGCGCGCGTCTCGGCGCTGCTCAGGCTGGCCGCGCGCGGGCGCGACCGCAACCCCACCACGGGGCTCCCCGGCGGCGAAGCCATCTACGCCGAGCTCGAGCGCAGGCGGGACGTGGGCGAGCCGTTCGCGGTGGTCTACTTCGACCTGGACTTCTTCAAGCCGTTCTCCGACCGCTTCGGCTTCGCCGTGGCCGACCAGGCGATCCGCGAGGCCGGCGCCGCCGTGGTCGAGGCCGCCAAGGCGGGCGGCGACGACACCTTCGTGGGCCACGTGGGCGGCGACGACTTCGTGCTCTGCTGCGCCCCGGAAGACGCGCGGCGCCTGGCCGAGACCGCCCAGCGCCGCTTCGCCGACGGCCTGCGCGCCCACCTGCCGGAAGACGCGGTGGGCGCGGGCACCTACCGCGCGCTGGACCGCTACGGCGCCGAGCGCGAGTTCCCCGTCACCCAGATCTCCGCGGCCGTCGTGCGCATCGACCCGGCGCGCTGGCCCGACTTCCAGCACCTGGGCGAGGCCGTGGCCGAGGCCAAGCGCCGCGCCAAGGCCGGCGAAGGCAGCGGCATCGTCGAGGCCGACGTCGTCGGCTGA